ATACTAATAAGCCGATCGTAGTTGTTCCAAGCCTTATTAAAAAAGAGATAAAGTAATTGTCGTGAAGAACTTCTACCATAGCTACAGCAGTAAGAGTAGCAACTAGCAGGCCGGCATGCAGTTTCAGTCTAACACAAGTAGCAATAGTAAATACGGCGGCAAGTGCATAAGTTAGTGGAGAATGATCAAAGAAATAAATAAACAAAACTGCATAAAACGAACCGAGAGCCGAAGCTGGTAAACGTATGATTCCTTTTTTGATAGAATCGGAAACAGTAGGTTCTAAAGTAACAATAGCAGTGATCACAGCAAAAACTGGCGGCCAAGTTAATAATTGGCAAATCCATGCGGTGATTAAAATAGCTACACCTGTTTTGATCACTCGATTTCCAGCAAATGGTAATCGTTTCATATCTTATTCTCACCTTCATATGCATATAGGGCTCTATGTATGTTTTTTTCCTATTAGCAGGAAGGGTCTGACTCTAAATAAAAGTCAGACCCTTTTTTCATCTAAACTTATTGAGCTTTAGTTGCAGATAATGTACTGTCATATTTATTTAAAAGTTGATCAAGTTCTTTGCTTAAACGAACGACTTCATCAGAAAATAGAGGTTTATTCCATGCGATGCTATTCAGTTTTTCTCGTTTAGTTTCAATTTCATGCAGCAAAGACTGCTCAGACACTATCTTTCACCCCCGAATGGATGATGTTTAATTTTATTTTTACCTAATTTCAAAGATTTGAAAACAAAATTAATGTTAGTTTCACAGAATTGTAAATTCCTCATCCTAATGAATGAATGTTCATGTTACAATTATTATCATAGAAAAAAATGTAAATCAATCGTTTGATTGAATTTATTAATAAAATATGAACGACTCGGTCAATGGGTTGTTCATTTTTGCATGAACAAATAACAGCGAAATAATCAAAGAAATTTTTTAAAAATGAAACGAATAAAGTGGAAAATACGTAAGAAAGATACCCGCAATT
This DNA window, taken from Alteribacillus bidgolensis, encodes the following:
- a CDS encoding aspartyl-phosphate phosphatase Spo0E family protein; protein product: MSEQSLLHEIETKREKLNSIAWNKPLFSDEVVRLSKELDQLLNKYDSTLSATKAQ